One part of the Vitis riparia cultivar Riparia Gloire de Montpellier isolate 1030 chromosome 8, EGFV_Vit.rip_1.0, whole genome shotgun sequence genome encodes these proteins:
- the LOC117920117 gene encoding UPF0481 protein At3g47200-like → MATDRLLPLKRTLGLVESPSSISRISKVPNELRRLKKEAYSPQIVSIGPYHHGKGNLPDMEKYKLQYVLHLLQRTATPVKTLDDCGMAIQNLVQRVRGCYAEDIRRSVENKLLQILVVDGCFIFEMFYRRAFPPETNLNDPIANNAWMVSSLEHDLVLLENQIPFFILVKLYNIFQERLNIPPEHSLTSLALSFFHLKMDDMQEGMSTEPNHLLDLLHKIWLPRSDMGQSGSETRGFDLCASELIEAGIQFEKNESRQLLDIEFDPIDGVIKIPPLSIDEKESLLRNFIALEQCDISTRTFHISSYALMMRSLIRSSVDVKLLQQKGIIISDLELGGSDWIAIDGVCKNVVFSERFFFNKLCTDVREYRASRFHWQRQKAIWTVRNRRCFGELKRDYCSNPWKIIAVLASLLLLILTGLGTVYTVCSYYNGGSELENVL, encoded by the coding sequence ATGGCAACTGACAGGCTGCTTCCTCTTAAAAGGACACTGGGTCTAGTGGAATCACCGTCATCGATTTCGAGAATTTCTAAGGTTCCAAATGAACTTCGACGTTTGAAAAAAGAAGCATATAGCCCTCAAATTGTCTCCATTGGTCCTTATCACCATGGCAAAGGGAACCTGCCAGATATGGAAAAGTACAAACTGCAGTACGTGCTACATCTTCTTCAACGAACAGCAACACCAGTAAAGACCTTGGATGATTGTGGTATGGCCATTCAAAATCTTGTCCAAAGAGTTCGTGGGTGCTATGCCGAAGATATACGTCGTTCTGTTGAAAATAAGCTTCTCCAAATACTGGTGGTCGATGGTTGCTTtatatttgaaatgttttataGGCGTGCCTTCCCGCCGGAAACGAACTTGAATGATCCCATTGCCAATAATGCTTGGATGGTCTCCAGTCTGGAGCATGATTTGGTGCTACTCGAGAACCAGATCCCCTTTTTTATTCTTGTGAAATTGTATAACATCTTCCAGGAGCGTCTCAATATACCTCCAGAGCACTCACTCACTTCACTCGCTCTTTCATTCTTTCACCTAAAAATGGATGATATGCAGGAAGGGATGTCCACGGAACCAAACCATTTACTCGATCTCTTACACAAAATTTGGCTCCCCAGATCTGACATGGGCCAAAGCGGCAGCGAAACTCGGGGGTTCGATCTTTGTGCTTCAGAACTCATAGAAGCTGGAATTCAGTTCGAAAAGAATGAAAGCCGCCAATTATTGGACATAGAGTTCGATCCCATTGATGGAGTGATCAAAATCCCACCATTGTCCATTGACGAAAAAGAGTCGCTCTTGAGAAACTTCATCGCCCTGGAGCAATGCGATATTAGCACTAGAACCTTTCACATTTCATCATATGCACTCATGATGAGAAGTCTCATCCGTTCCTCAGTGGACGTTAAACTGCTTCAACAGAAAGGGATCATAATTTCCGATTTGGAGCTGGGTGGAAGTGATTGGATTGCCATTGACGGTGTCTGCAAGAATGTCGTTTTTAGCGAACGCTTCTTTTTCAATAAGCTGTGCACTGACGTGAGAGAATACCGTGCATCCAGGTTTCACTGGCAGAGACAGAAAGCAATCTGGACAGTCAGGAACCGGAGATGTTTTGGAGAGCTGAAACGTGATTATTGCTCAAATCCATGGAAAATTATAGCTGTTCTAGCTTCTCTGTTGCTTCTCATTCTCACCGGATTAGGGACCGTTTATACTGTCTGCTCATATTATAATGGAGGTTCCGAATTAGAAAATGTATTATAG
- the LOC117919924 gene encoding 30S ribosomal protein S31, chloroplastic translates to MAALILGAPAIAPQSLNLSSRFSFSQSETLAVSFDTRFVSLSISATSPPPIPSVYCGRGDKKTAKGKRFNHSFGNARPRNKKKGRGPPRAPIPPSPPKKDRFEDDEVVKIEIDESLFN, encoded by the exons ATGGCCGCACTCATACTCGGAGCTCCTGCAATCGCTCCTCAATCACTAAATCTCTCTTCTcgcttttcattttctcaatccGAAACCCTCGCCGTTTCTTTCGACACTCGTTTCGTTTCACTCTCAATTTCTGCAACTTCTCCTCCACCAATCCCTTCTG TGTACTGTGGCAGAGGTGATAAGAAGACTGCAAAAGGAAAGCGGTTCAATCACTCCTTTGGAAAT GCAAGGCCTCGGAACAAGAAGAAAGGGAGAGGTCCTCCTAGGGCACCGATACCGCCTTCTCCCCCAAAGAAGGATCGCTTCGAAGATGATGAGGTTGTCAAAATTGAGATTGATGAATCTCTGTTCAATTGA
- the LOC117919693 gene encoding lactosylceramide 4-alpha-galactosyltransferase-like: protein MKNMFEFRTLGRAKTPIFSTISCAAAFMLLIFADSFIYNLSLHSIAFGTQENFPVVYNRETGGARQIPLNSVKEEVERDYSEDQRNFNPPINVTEEERIAWFRTVLPEFEIFKSTRLTQQFEGRVRSFFNGKCEVRFFMTWISPAESFGRREFIAMDSLFKAHPHGCLTILSPTLDSRLGDRILKPLQDREFRVLAVAPDASFLFKDTPAEAWFVEMKSGNKDPGEIPLAQNLSNLLRLAVLYKYGGVYLDTDFIILNKFSSLRNTIGAQSIDPVSGNWSRLNNAVLIFDKNHPLVYKFIEEFALTFDGNKWGHNGPYLVSRVVNRVARRPGYNFTVLPPMAFYPVDWNRIGDYFPRPKDQVTSKWLETKLLQLGKEAYGVHLWNKQSSKLKIEPGSIIARLILDHCSICEHVYTS, encoded by the coding sequence atgaaaaacatgtttgaatttCGGACACTTGGCCGTGCCAAGACGCCTATCTTCTCCACCATTTCATGTGCAGCAGCTTTCATGCTTTTGATTTTTGCAGATAGTTTCATATACAATCTTTCTCTCCATTCTATTGCCTTTGGAACTCAGGAGAATTTTCCGGTTGTATACAATAGAGAAACCGGGGGGGCACGGCAAATACCACTGAATTCCGTGAAAGAAGAGGTTGAGAGAGATTACAGTGAAGATCAGAGGAATTTTAATCCTCCAATCAATGTCACGGAGGAGGAAAGGATAGCGTGGTTTCGGACGGTACTTCCAGAGTTTGAGATATTCAAGTCAACGAGACTGACACAGCAATTTGAAGGCCGTGTCCGGAGTTTTTTCAACGGCAAGTGTGAGGTTCGGTTCTTCATGACGTGGATTTCCCCAGCGGAGTCTTTCGGAAGAAGGGAGTTTATTGCCATGGACAGTCTCTTCAAAGCCCATCCTCATGGATGCTTGACGATTCTATCACCAACGTTGGATTCCAGGCTAGGGGATAGAATCCTAAAACCTCTCCAAGATCGAGAGTTTCGAGTGCTTGCAGTCGCACCAGACGCGTCTTTTCTGTTCAAGGACACCCCGGCTGAAGCTTGGTTTGTTGAGATGAAGAGCGGGAACAAGGACCCCGGTGAGATACCATTAGCTCAGAATTTATCCAATCTGCTCAGACTCGCAGTTCTGTACAAGTATGGAGGTGTTTACTTGGACACCGATTTCATCATACTGAACAAGTTTTCCAGTTTGAGAAATACAATTGGAGCACAGAGCATTGATCCAGTGTCTGGGAACTGGTCCAGATTGAATAATGCGGTTCTGATCTTTGACAAGAATCATCCACTGGTATACAAGTTCATAGAGGAGTTTGCCTTGACTTTTGATGGGAACAAATGGGGGCATAATGGACCCTACCTGGTTTCTAGAGTCGTCAACAGAGTGGCCAGAAGGCCCGGGTATAACTTTACTGTGTTGCCTCCAATGGCTTTCTACCCTGTGGATTGGAACCGGATTGGAGATTATTTTCCGCGACCGAAGGATCAGGTCACTTCAAAATGGTTGGAAACGAAGTTGCTGCAGCTAGGCAAGGAGGCTTATGGTGTGCACCTATGGAACAAACAAAGTAGCAAATTGAAAATTGAGCCAGGAAGCATCATAGCCAGATTAATTTTGGATCACTGTTCCATTTGCGAGCATGTATATACTTCTTAA
- the LOC117919959 gene encoding probable LRR receptor-like serine/threonine-protein kinase At3g47570 encodes MLLSLQDNTLIPFRSFIFHSILVPYTIIFLHSPSPTTSSTILYGNETDRLALLAIKAQITQDPLGITTSWNDSVHFCNWTGVTCGHRHQRVNTLNLNSLHLVGSLSPSIGNLTFLTGLNLELNNFHGQIPQELGRLSRLRALNLTNNSFSGEIPANLSHCSNLVYFRLGFNNLIGRIPSWLGSYPKVVRMQLHYNNLTGPVPDSLGNLTSIKSLSFAVNHLEGSIPQALGQFQTLEFLGLGMNGFSGIIPSSVYNMSSLKVFSLAYNKLYGSLPWDLAFTLPNLQVLNIGNNDFTGSLPSSLSNASNLLEFDLTVSNFTGKVSIDFGGMPNLWGLFLASNPLGKGEADDLSFLNSLTKCRALQVLDLSGSQFGGVLPSSIANLSTQLMKLKLDNNQLSGTVPPGIGNLVNLTDLILANNDFTGSIPVLIGNLQMLGRIDLSRNQLSGHIPSSLGNITRLYSLHLQNNHLSGKIPSSFGNLLYLQELDLSHNSLNGTIPEKVMGLVSLTISLNLARNQLIGLLPSEVRELKNLGHLDVSDNKLSGEIPDGLGSCLTLEHLHMEGNYFKGSIPPSFISLRGLLDLDLSRNNLSGQIPEFLQQLSLSNLNLSFNNFEGQLPTKGVFNNATSISVAGNNKLCGGIPELHLPACPVTKPKTGESKRGLKLMIGLLTGFLGLVLIMSLLVINRLRRVKREPSQTSASSKDLILNVSYDSLFKATGGFSSANLIGTGGFGSVYKGILDQDETVVAVKVIQLHQRGAVKSFKAECEALRNTRHRNLVKVLTACSSVDYQGNDFKALVYEFMPNGSLENWLHPVPTPDEINDVLRILSLPQRLNIAIDVASALDYLHHHCHKPIVHCDLKPSNILLDNDMTAHVGDFGLARFIPEAAGRSHPSQSSSVGLKGTIGYAAPEYGMGTKVSALGDTYSYGILLLEMFTGKRPTESMFNDKLNLHNFVKMALPERIADIIDPIFLSSEAKEEETTAADSSNLAHMKREKMHECLISILRIGVSCSLESPRERMAITEAIKELQLIRKILLGHGVSFGASTG; translated from the exons ATGCTACTCTCTCTTCAAGACAATACTTTGATTCCATTTCGCTCATTTATCTTCCATTCAATTCTTGTACCATACACCATCATCTTCCTCCATTCACCATCTCCAACCACTTCATCCACCATTTTGTATGGCAACGAGACTGATAGGCTGGCCTTACTAGCCATCAAAGCACAGATAACCCAAGACCCACTTGGAATCACCACTTCATGGAACGATTCTGTCCATTTCTGCAACTGGACTGGTGTCACATGCGGACACCGTCACCAGCGAGTTAACACCTTAAACCTCAACTCCCTTCACTTGGTGGGGTCTCTATCTCCTTCTATAGGGAACCTCACCTTCCTTACCGGTCTCAACCTCGAACTCAACAACTTCCATGGCCAAATCCCACAAGAACTTGGGCGTCTGTCCAGACTCAGAGCTCTTAACTTgaccaacaactccttctccgGAGAGATTCCTGCCAATCTCTCCCACTGCTCTAACCTCGTTTATTTTCGTCTGGGCTTCAACAACTTAATTGGGAGGATCCCATCTTGGCTTGGCTCATATCCAAAGGTTGTGAGAATGCAACTTCACTACAACAATCTGACCGGGCCAGTCCCAGATTCTTTAGGCAACCTCACTAGCATTAAATCTCTGTCTTTTGCAGTCAATCACTTGGAGGGAAGCATACCACAAGCATTAGGCCAGTTTCAGACTTTAGAGTTTTTGGGATTGGGCATGAATGGATTCTCTGGTATCATCCCTTCCTCAGTTTACAATATGTCGtcattgaaagtgttttctttggcatataataaactttatggtagtTTACCCTGGGACCTGGCCTTCACTCTTCCTAATCTACAAGTTTTAAATATTGGCAATAATGACTTCACTGGTTCCCTACCCTCATCATTATCAAATGCCTCTAACCTTCTTGAATTCGACCTCACCGTGAGTAACTTTACTGGGAAAGTTTCAATCGACTTTGGAGGCATGCCTAATCTTTGGGGACTGTTTCTTGCTTCCAACCCTCTTGGAAAAGGAGAGGCCGATGATTTGAGTTTCTTGAACTCTTTAACGAAATGCAGGGCTTTGCAGGTGTTGGATCTCAGTGGTAGTCAATTTGGAGGGGTGTTGCCGAGTTCTATAGCTAACCTCTCAACCCAacttatgaaattaaaattggacAACAATCAGTTGTCGGGAACAGTTCCTCCAGGGATTGGGAACCTGGTTAATCTGACCGACTTAATATTAGCAAACAATGATTTCACAGGGAGCATTCCTGTCCTTATTGGGAACCTTCAGATGTTAGGTCGAATAGATTTGTCTAGAAATCAGTTATCGGGTCATATTCCATCCTCACTAGGAAACATCACGCGATTGTATTCCCTTCATCTTCAAAACAATCACTTAAGCGGGAAAATTCCTTCTAGTTTTGGGAATCTTTTGTACCTGCAAGAGCTAGACCTTTCTCACAACTCTCTCAATGGTACTATACCTGAAAAGGTTATGGGTCTTGTTTCCCTTACGATTTCCCTTAATCTAGCTAGAAATCAATTGATTGGTTTGCTACCGTCCGAAGTGAGAGAACTGAAAAATCTGGGGCACTTGGACGTTTCTGACAATAAGTTGTCTGGTGAAATTCCTGATGGCCTTGGCAGTTGTTTAACCTTGGAGCACCTTCATATGGAAGGTAACTACTTTAAAGGTTCCATTCCTCcatcttttatttctttgagAGGTCTCCTGGACTTGGATCTCTCACGCAATAACCTTTCTGGCCAAATTCCTGAATTTCTTCAGCAACTTTCCCTCAGCAATTTGAACCTGTCTTTCAACAATTTTGAAGGCCAGCTACCAACCAAAGGGGTCTTCAATAATGCAACTTCCATTTCAGTAGCTGGGAATAATAAGCTTTGTGGGGGTATACCTGAATTACATTTGCCTGCATGCCCTGTCACTAAGCCAAAAACAGGAGAATCGAAGCGCGGACTCAAGTTGATGATCGGATTACTAACTGGCTTTCTGGGATTAGTTTTGATAATGTCTCTTCTAGTTATCAATCGACTGAGAAGGGTAAAGAGAGAGCCTTCTCAAACATCTGCGTCATCCAAGGATTTGATCTTGAATGTGTCCTATGACAGTCTTTTCAAAGCAACTGGAGGATTTTCTTCTGCCAACTTGATCGGTACAGGTGGCTTTGGTTCTGTGTACAAAGGAATTCTGGATCAGGATGAGACAGTGGTTGCAGTTAAGGTAATACAGCTACATCAGCGTGGAGCTGTTAAGAGCTTCAAGGCAGAGTGCGAGGCCTTGAGAAACACTAGGCATCGGAATCTCGTCAAAGTCTTAACCGCTTGCTCAAGTGTTGATTACCAAGGCAATGATTTCAAAGCTCTAGTCTATGAGTTCATGCCCAATGGGAGTTTGGAAAATTGGCTGCACCCAGTCCCAACACCAGATGAAATAAATGATGTCCTTCGGATTTTAAGCCTTCCCCAAAGATTGAACATTGCCATTGATGTGGCTTCCGCACTGGATTATCTTCATCACCATTGCCATAAGCCCATTGTTCATTGTGATTTGAAGCCAAGCAACATTCTTCTTGACAATGACATGACTGCTCATGTGGGTGATTTCGGGCTAGCAAGATTCATTCCAGAAGCCGCAGGAAGATCTCACCCCAGTCAGAGCAGCTCTGTTGGATTGAAGGGAACCATTGGTTATGCAGCACCAG AGTACGGAATGGGAACTAAGGTTTCAGCCCTTGGTGACACATACAGCTATGGGATTCTCCTATTGGAGATGTTTACCGGGAAAAGGCCTACTGAGAGCATGTTCAATGATAAACTGAATCTCCATAATTTTGTGAAGATGGCATTGCCTGAACGAATAGCTGACATTATAGACCCAATTTTCCTCTCTAGTGAAGCAAAAGAGGAGGAAACAACTGCCGCAGACAGTTCTAATCTGGCACatatgaaaagagagaaaatgcaTGAGTGCTTGATCTCAATACTTAGAATTGGAGTTTCTTGTTCACTGGAATCTCCCAGAGAGCGAATGGCCATTACAGAAGCTATCAAAGAACTGCAACTTATCAGAAAAATTCTTCTTGGACATGGGGTTAGCTTTGGCGCAAGCACTGGGTAG
- the LOC117920823 gene encoding uncharacterized protein LOC117920823 — protein MMKALASSSSRVFPGKYREKWFSSTMDAQIRFLRCQKLVDVGFFNSISVQHKPIPPISSSSPEPQAELETAETKIQKKSRSNTVHVRLQLQKRCSYGEQFLIVGDDPMFGLWDPSIAVPLCWSDGHVWTAELDIPIGKLIQFKFILKGITGTILWQPGPDRILRTWATENTITVVEDWEDAELQKITEGPVSILNEEPVINSDTLIAAEDVTHTKDKHISDINKESAITVTTAHPSEKPPAEAQNKLTVADNIPKSQEKLMAMVAENIIYPKEEPLANANEVLRTKTAPSPEATSEKDVLMAGNNLADNGRAAPIKNPGSAEIKENLITYEGPVLVPGLTPLSTIPTEETSQDGDKRSTSMDASVGAMEAKDQTVPESDDKQEPEGEPHHEGTTEMVFIDEKEELQDAELEQETSLAEENQMNSDSPGNGFLGNDVQWGRRTLQKFLTNLGFPIA, from the exons ATGATGAAAGCCCTAGCCAGCTCTTCTTCCAGGGTTTTCCCTGGAAAGTATAGAGAGAAATGGTTTTCGTCTACTATGGATGCCCAGATTCGTTTCTTGCGATGTCAGAAGCTGGTTGATGTTGGTTTCTTCAATTCGATTTCTGTGCAGCATAAGCCCATCCCTCCCATTTCTTCGTCGTCTCCAGAACCCCAG GCCGAATTGGAAACTGCAGAAACTAAGATTCAAAAGAAAT CTCGATCCAATACTGTTCATGTCAGATTACAGTTGCAGAAACGGTGCTCGTATGGTGAGCAGTTTCTGATAGTAGGGGATGATCCCATGTTTGGCCTATGGGACCCATCAATCGCAGTACCCTTGTGCTGGTCAGACGGCCATGTGTGGACAGCAGAACTG GATATACCCATTGGAAAATTGATCCAGTTCAAGTTCATACTGAAAGGAATTACTGGGACTATCTTGTGGCAGCCCGGCCCAGATAGAATTCTTCGCACCTGGGCAACAGAAAACACAATCACTGTTGTTGAAGATTGGGAAGATGCTGAGCTGCAGAAAATAACAGAGGGACCAGTTTCTATTCTAAATGAGGAACCAGTCATCAATTCAGACACGTTGATTGCTGCAGAGGATGTGACTCATACAAAAGATAAACACATATCTGATATAAACAAGGAATCAGCAATTACTGTTACCACAGCTCATCCATCTGAGAAACCACCAGCAGAGGCACAGAATAAACTAACTGTTGCAGACAACATTCCTAAATCACAAGAAAAACTCATGGCTATGGTTGCAGAGAATATCATTTACCCAAAGGAGGAACCCCTTGCAAATGCTAATGAAGTGCTTCGAACAAAGACTGCACCTTCTCCTGAGGCTACCTCTGAGAAAGATGTGTTGATGGCAGGGAACAACCTTGCAGATAATGGCAGAGCTGCGCCTATCAAGAATCCAGGAAGCGCagaaattaaggaaaatttgATTACCTATGAAGGTCCTGTTCTTGTACCGGGTTTGACGCCATTGTCAACAATACCAACTGAAGAAACAAGCCAAGATGGGGACAAGAGAAGTACTTCAATGGATGCCTCAGTCGGAGCAATGGAAGCTAAGGATCAGACTGTACCAGAG TCAGATGACAAACAAGAACCTGAAGGTGAACCACATCACGAGGGTACAACAGAAATGGTGTTCATTGATGAGAAGGAAGAACTACAGGATGCTGAACTCGAACAAGAGACTTCTTTGGCCGAAGAAAACCAGATGAACTCAGATTCACCTggcaatggtttcttgggaaaTGATGTACAATGGGGTCGTAGAACTCTGCAGAAGTTTCTCACTAACTTGGGTTTCCCTATAGCATGA